CCGACGAGCGCCTCGCACGCATACGCCGCTGCACATGGGACATGTGCTCGACCAGCTTCCCCGTCAGCTCCTCACGAGAGTGCATAGTATAGCCCTAATTATTAGTATAGAGCTAACTATCTTACACCACCACGCTCCCCGTCAAGCGCAGGTTAACGGGTGACGGTGGATACCAACCAACGGCCCCCTCTCACTCAGGGAGAGGGCTGGGGTGAGGGTGAAACTACTGCTGCAACCTTCTCAATAGGCAGGGTGCGATTGACTGACAAACCATCCCCCACCAATTCCCCCGGACACTCCGGGGATCAGATCAGGGCCGTCAACATCCAGGCTCACCATTATTCCCGCAGCACCAGCTCAACCGCCGAGCCTTGATCGAGTAGTTCTTCGTGGCGATAGCCAGCACGCGATACCACGGAAGGCCGGTTCCCCTCAGCGTCGAGAGATTCCCGGAGCTGTGTTCGTGCCCATGAGAATCATCAGACTTGTGTCCGTCGCACATATCAGCCTCTCCCGCTGGGAATAGCCGGATTATACCCTGTAACCGGGCAACTCCGAATTTGGAGCGCGGACATCCTGCCCGCACCCGTTCGTCCTGAGCCTGTCGAAGGAAGCCTGTCCCAGATTCGTACGCCCTTAATTGGAGCGCGGGCATCCTGCCCGCATACGTTCGTCCTGAGCTTGTCGAAGGAAGCCTGTCGAAGGGAGCTTGCCTACCAATCCGAGACAGCTTCCCACACCTATGTAAGACTGTTGTATTCGCACAGACTCAGAGCAGGACAACGACTTGACCTACCATCTCCCACCAATTGAATCATGGACAGACTGGACCAGGACGTACAACGACATCTCCCTCTGGAGACCAGTCGTCGCCGCCCTCTGCGCATCCGAAGGCATTCGCTTTCAGCGCATAGAGAGGCCACGCTCGAACACCAACGCCGTGTTCATCCTCGACTGTCGCCTTGTCGTCAAGATCTACAGCCCGTTCTGGTCGGAGTACGACATAGAGCCGAAGCTGATCGAGGTCCTGACCGCCGAAGGTACCGTTCCCGTTCCGAAGATCATCGCGTCAGGCCGGTACCAGGACAGGGCCACTTGGCCATACCTTGTAATTGAACACCGCACCGGTGCGACACTCGAATCGCTAAGGCCTGAACTCAGCCACGAAGAGCTCATGTTCATCGCCACCCAGGTCGGCGCCTTAACGAAGGCCCTTCACGAGACGGAAATCGACAAACTCGAAGGCTCCGACGCCGGCGAGACCTGGGACGAACTGGTAGACCGAAGGCGACGAGAGGTGCTCCCCGAGCTGGTCGACCGCGGGCTGACAACTTCCGACGTCACCAAAACACTGGCAGGCATCCTGGACGATGTCATCGACGACTCCGGGTCGAGACCACGAGTAATCGTCCATGGCGACCTAGAATCCGATCACGTCCTGCTCTCCAGGACGGACGGGCAGTGGAGAGTCAGCGCCATCATCGACTTCGGCGACGCCTGGGTAGGTGCCAGAGACTACGAGTGGATGCCACTCTGGCTCGGCCTCTTCGACAGGAACATCGACGAGATGCGCGCCTTCCTCAAGTCGTACGACCCAACCCTCCTGGCAGACCAGGCACTCCCACGCCGGATCATAGCCTGGACACTACTCCACGACTTCGGCACCGACGCCATCTCCGAACTACTCCAAAGGATCAACACCCCAACACCCATCAAGACCTTCGACGAGTTAAGCAACATAGTCTGGCCCGGCTTAACTGACATCACACAGACATAAACGACCTGAACTGCACACAGATCCTTACACCTTGGAGCACCAGAAATGCCACACTTCGATCTGACTGGCCACATCGCAATTGTTACCGGAGGCAATCACGGCATCGGTGCCGCCACTGCCCGCGCCCTGGCCGATTGCGGCGCTCGAGTGCTTGTTTCCTACCTCAGAGTCGACGAAGGTGAGGATGCCGGTATGACCGACGAATACCGTCGGGCCCGCGCCTCCGACGCCGAGCACGTTATAGCTTACATCCGTGGGAATGGCGGGGTGGCGACTGCCGTGGAAGCCGACCTTGCCGACACGCAGACTCCACGACACCTGTTCGACATCGCTGAGGCCAACCTCGGCCCGGTGGACATCCTTGTCAACAACGCCTCCGGATGGCGACAGGACACCTTTTCCGGCGATAGCAGGGACGGTTACGGCCGGCTCCTTCGCCAGGTCTCCGCCGAGACTTTTGACCGGCAGTTTCTGGTGGATGCCCGCGGCACGGCCACGATGATCGCCGAGTTCGCGAGGCGTCACACAGAACGCGGCGCAGCGTGGGGTCGCATCATCGGCCTGACATCGGGCGGTCCAAACGGATTTCCGGGAGAAGTCTCCTACGGAGCCGCCAAGGCCGCCCTCGAGAACTACACCATGTCAGCAGCGTTCGAGCTCGCCCACCTGGGAATCACGGCCAACATAGTGTACCCACCGGTCACCGACACAGGCTGGATCACAGAAGAAGTGAGACGCACCGTCCGCGACAGTTCCGACCTCATTCACATCGCCGAGCCAGAAGACGTCGCCCCCGTAATCGCCTACCTAGCCTCCAACCATGCACGCTTTATCACCGGTAATATCGTGCGCCTTCGATGAAGGCGACCATCGTCTCATCGGTGGGCACTTCATCGTTTCTGACTGAGTAAGCTGAATGAGCTGCCGCTTTCCCAGTATGATGGGTCTCGAAACTGGCACAAGGTCTGAGGTCACCGTACCTTGTGGCTGAGAATCGCGCTGAGCGTGCTGCCTGTAGTCTTGATTGCCGGATGGCTGAGCCTGACCAGTGGAGCCAAAGTTCAGACTCTTTTGCTAAGCGGCGCGATTTGGGCCCCTGTGACACTCGTAGCCGTCGGTATCTGCGTGCTGCTCGGACGTGCTGCGGGAGCGTCCAACGCCACCCCACTATGGATCACATGCCTCTTGGCGTCCATCCTGCTGGCCGGATTCTGCGCGCTGACCATCCTAAGCATCAGCATGCTAATCGCGCCGCTGGCCGTCGTCCTGCTAACGTTCTCGCTGGTTAACTTAGCAGCCGATTTCCGGCTCCGACATATGTCCCGTTGAGGGCGGAGCTTACGCTTCCTCATTCCAATCGATGTCGACATAAACACCGTAGTGGTCTGAAGGCACGATCATACGGCCATTACTGCCCATGCCAAACAGCCCGGCTCCTGAAACTCTCGGTTCTGCCTTGTCATTCGCTCGCAAATAGATCCTGTCGAAACGCCTGTCTGAACTCTCACCGTCCAGTGTGCCCTCACTAGAATCGATGTTCGAAATCAATGTAGATGGTGGTGATTGTCCTAGGGCTGAGTAAGCTAGGACAGCTAGATCAGTCCACTGTGTGTTGTAGTCCTGCATCGTTGTCTGCTGCTGGAGCATTTGAGAGATCGCGCCTTGGCTGCCTTCGTTGAAGTCACCGCAAAGAATGTCATAGTCAGTTGAGCAGCTGTCTATCAACTCGCTGACGATGCGCGCAATGTACCGTTGACGACTGCGAGCGTTCTCCCAGTCTAGGTGGACGTTTGTAAGGCTCAGGGAAACGCCACTCCATTCGAGAGTAACCCTGGCAGCCCAGTTGTTCTCAGTTAGCGCATTGTTCTCCCAATTAGTTCGAACGTCCCTCACTGGCAGCCTGCTAAGGATAGCCAGCCCCTCAGATCTGAGACCTTCATTCTCCTCCTCTGGGTAAGATAGGTGCGAGACTTCCAGGTAGTCCGTAGTCTCCTTGAAGAACTGCACAAACGAACTGCTCTCCAATACTTGAGATGGGGCTTCCTGCATCGCCACAACATCCGCTTCAAGAGACGCGATCTCTTCGACGATTGCATATAGTCGCT
This region of Dehalococcoidia bacterium genomic DNA includes:
- a CDS encoding aminoglycoside phosphotransferase family protein, with product MTYHLPPIESWTDWTRTYNDISLWRPVVAALCASEGIRFQRIERPRSNTNAVFILDCRLVVKIYSPFWSEYDIEPKLIEVLTAEGTVPVPKIIASGRYQDRATWPYLVIEHRTGATLESLRPELSHEELMFIATQVGALTKALHETEIDKLEGSDAGETWDELVDRRRREVLPELVDRGLTTSDVTKTLAGILDDVIDDSGSRPRVIVHGDLESDHVLLSRTDGQWRVSAIIDFGDAWVGARDYEWMPLWLGLFDRNIDEMRAFLKSYDPTLLADQALPRRIIAWTLLHDFGTDAISELLQRINTPTPIKTFDELSNIVWPGLTDITQT
- a CDS encoding SDR family oxidoreductase, which codes for MPHFDLTGHIAIVTGGNHGIGAATARALADCGARVLVSYLRVDEGEDAGMTDEYRRARASDAEHVIAYIRGNGGVATAVEADLADTQTPRHLFDIAEANLGPVDILVNNASGWRQDTFSGDSRDGYGRLLRQVSAETFDRQFLVDARGTATMIAEFARRHTERGAAWGRIIGLTSGGPNGFPGEVSYGAAKAALENYTMSAAFELAHLGITANIVYPPVTDTGWITEEVRRTVRDSSDLIHIAEPEDVAPVIAYLASNHARFITGNIVRLR
- a CDS encoding endonuclease/exonuclease/phosphatase family protein: MRIATYNLCNSTCNWHERLYAIVEEIASLEADVVAMQEAPSQVLESSSFVQFFKETTDYLEVSHLSYPEEENEGLRSEGLAILSRLPVRDVRTNWENNALTENNWAARVTLEWSGVSLSLTNVHLDWENARSRQRYIARIVSELIDSCSTDYDILCGDFNEGSQGAISQMLQQQTTMQDYNTQWTDLAVLAYSALGQSPPSTLISNIDSSEGTLDGESSDRRFDRIYLRANDKAEPRVSGAGLFGMGSNGRMIVPSDHYGVYVDIDWNEEA